The following coding sequences are from one Streptomyces venezuelae window:
- a CDS encoding DegT/DnrJ/EryC1/StrS family aminotransferase: protein MTTTTPATPATPASAASASAAAAAAVPLVHASLGEQELAAVAEVFASGWPAGQGPRGKALEAQLAQRYAMDAVALSNCGAALHVALLALGVQRGDEVIVADYTFPAPAHAVRYLDAVPVFADVRPDTHTVDVQAVADLITERTTGIIAVDTVGLPADYRELQALADRHGLFLIEDAACAVGATYQGRQAGALAPVSCLSFHGRKGATSGEGGALLAADPAIAADARLRSSFGIGSIFDQSKIVGLPIPEFTEVGYNFKLSDIAAAILQVQIGRIDELLARRTQVAAAYGELLADEELVTLPQVPADRTHAWQSYLIALDARVDRAALAADLRGQGIGCGHGTWASHLQPVFAARQACPVSADLFARHLAIPMHAELSADQIERVVTVLRTALRTHAAPAGRGGTA from the coding sequence ATGACCACCACCACACCCGCCACACCCGCCACACCAGCCTCTGCCGCCTCTGCTTCCGCCGCGGCGGCTGCCGCCGTGCCGCTGGTGCACGCCAGCCTGGGCGAGCAGGAACTGGCCGCCGTCGCCGAGGTGTTCGCCTCCGGCTGGCCCGCCGGCCAGGGCCCGCGCGGCAAGGCCCTGGAGGCCCAGCTCGCCCAGCGCTACGCCATGGACGCGGTCGCCCTGAGCAACTGCGGCGCCGCCCTGCACGTGGCGCTGCTCGCCCTGGGCGTGCAGCGCGGCGACGAAGTCATCGTCGCCGACTACACCTTCCCCGCCCCCGCCCACGCGGTGCGCTACCTGGACGCGGTGCCCGTCTTCGCCGACGTACGCCCCGACACCCACACCGTGGACGTCCAGGCCGTCGCCGACCTGATCACCGAACGCACCACCGGCATCATCGCGGTCGACACCGTCGGGCTGCCCGCCGACTACCGCGAACTGCAGGCCCTGGCCGACCGGCACGGCCTGTTCCTCATCGAGGACGCCGCCTGCGCGGTCGGCGCCACCTACCAGGGACGCCAGGCCGGCGCCCTGGCACCGGTGTCCTGCCTGTCCTTCCACGGCCGCAAGGGCGCCACCAGCGGCGAGGGCGGCGCGCTGCTGGCCGCCGACCCCGCCATCGCCGCCGACGCCCGGCTGCGCTCCTCCTTCGGCATCGGCAGCATCTTCGACCAGTCGAAGATCGTCGGCCTGCCCATCCCGGAGTTCACCGAGGTCGGCTACAACTTCAAACTCTCCGACATCGCCGCCGCCATCCTGCAGGTCCAGATCGGGCGGATCGACGAACTCCTCGCCCGCCGCACCCAGGTCGCCGCCGCCTACGGCGAACTCCTGGCCGACGAGGAACTGGTGACGCTGCCTCAGGTGCCCGCCGACCGCACCCACGCCTGGCAGTCCTACCTCATCGCCCTGGACGCGCGGGTGGACCGGGCCGCCCTCGCCGCCGACCTGCGCGGCCAGGGCATCGGCTGCGGCCACGGCACCTGGGCCAGCCACCTGCAGCCCGTCTTCGCCGCCCGCCAGGCCTGCCCCGTCTCGGCCGACCTGTTCGCCCGCCACCTGGCCATCCCCATGCACGCCGAACTCAGTGCCGACCAGATCGAACGCGTCGTGACGGTGCTGCGCACCGCCCTTCGCACCCACGCGGCCCCCGCGGGCCGGGGAGGAACCGCATGA
- a CDS encoding class I SAM-dependent methyltransferase, which produces MSEHQPTTTTPPTTRPTGSGPDAGPGSGPDAGPDTILRLINGYWSTGILGAAAEHRLFTHLEDGAHDAAQLAARAQISERGAQTLLDGLVSIGLLTLEHGRYRNTPAASAYLVAGRPADLSAMARLKLTHMGKLAALPEVVRAGGPVSDPTTEVADNPHWGQVVPAIAAQSVPAAAIAADVLGLSEAGALSILDVGGGSGIYSATWLKANPAARATQLDWEPINAIARQLLAERGVADRFTCIDGDFHTTDFGTGTYDVALYSHIAHQEGPEDNIAVFTRLKDALKPGGALVVCDYVVDDDRSGPPFPLLFASEMLLKSQQGGTWRRADYHAWLTKAGFSDITFHSAPPATLVIAR; this is translated from the coding sequence ATGAGCGAGCACCAGCCCACCACGACCACCCCGCCCACCACCCGGCCCACCGGCTCCGGCCCGGACGCAGGCCCCGGCTCCGGCCCGGATGCCGGGCCGGACACCATCCTGCGGCTCATCAACGGCTACTGGTCCACCGGCATCCTGGGCGCCGCCGCCGAACACCGGCTGTTCACCCACCTCGAGGACGGCGCCCACGACGCCGCCCAGCTGGCCGCCCGCGCGCAGATCTCCGAACGCGGCGCCCAGACCCTGCTGGACGGCCTGGTCAGCATCGGCCTGCTCACCCTCGAACACGGCCGCTACCGCAACACCCCGGCCGCCTCCGCCTACCTGGTCGCCGGCCGGCCCGCCGACCTGTCCGCGATGGCCCGCCTCAAACTCACCCACATGGGCAAGCTGGCCGCCCTGCCCGAGGTGGTCCGCGCCGGCGGCCCGGTCAGCGACCCCACCACCGAAGTCGCCGACAACCCCCACTGGGGCCAGGTCGTGCCGGCCATCGCCGCCCAGTCGGTGCCCGCCGCCGCCATCGCCGCCGACGTGCTGGGCCTGTCCGAGGCCGGAGCGCTGTCCATCCTGGACGTCGGCGGCGGCTCGGGCATCTACTCCGCCACCTGGCTCAAGGCCAACCCCGCCGCCCGCGCCACCCAGCTGGACTGGGAACCCATCAACGCCATCGCCCGCCAACTCCTCGCCGAACGCGGCGTCGCCGACCGCTTCACCTGCATCGACGGCGACTTCCACACCACCGACTTCGGCACCGGCACCTACGACGTGGCGCTGTACTCCCACATCGCCCACCAGGAAGGCCCCGAGGACAACATCGCGGTCTTCACCCGCCTCAAGGACGCACTCAAGCCCGGCGGCGCCCTGGTGGTCTGCGACTACGTCGTCGACGACGACCGCTCCGGACCGCCCTTCCCGCTGCTGTTCGCCTCCGAGATGCTCCTCAAATCCCAGCAGGGCGG